The following proteins are encoded in a genomic region of Chelmon rostratus isolate fCheRos1 chromosome 3, fCheRos1.pri, whole genome shotgun sequence:
- the txndc11 gene encoding thioredoxin domain-containing protein 11 — protein sequence MLRRVRQSLRQVLFLMARRPGLLCGAIVLGVLLVLAVKFTCSRANNVVAPARPPVRFFSAEAPVVDLYLGQLDQVERLRSVAEVSLIFFYAPWCAHSMAARQEVQQVAKKLAKQVQFVAVNCWWSQGKCRKQNRFYQYPIIHLFYRRFGPIEYKGPFVAPYVESFILRVITPLIYLPSRATLEEFLSYHEPRVVGFFQFNSSPQPPGYITYLSSALQALKRDFRGVVRFGVVTNKQVAEALSLEDETVYLSRRLNSSLIFPRRERNFTSEAICSWVFEHHETVLHWLQPPGTKSRLLEHELTKGPALLLFLPHNPLGSSPNPLLQQVADIAVRYHSCDNSNHSSLDNSFTSHSLCCQSVLLPESSTSVCEVCLSLSRSILTSSSVCCSFPSVAQGGDVSQSYLRHCCLHRESAALSIKDTNSVGCSNFLSSYSPFSQYSACCRKVEPHLNESQAKEDPDMQGGPFTPPSLSMPPSSGPQQGGDGITGLRCQTNRTLRFYVLDVALNWPLAVRLGATGNRSASLHQEAGSQGDGSSDGSFAAIVNLKDEVHYVLHRSPAATLTESLEAFIRNFSAPYSLLQRHLVGEDDRKGGEGKSKHPDKHQHSPSNPLITELTTSSFLPSVMDLQKDVLLFYYTQWCGFCSVLNHIIIQLARLLQGNSTITVARVNVARNDLPWEFMVDHVPSILLFPKYRKHFSVKFPDDLPITLPNLLHFILQHSGSVQYADKPVTASGEAEGPGPSGVFRAEFLALQREVQALRHARERLSQQLAQLWRDNRRLTFDTRSLEAQNAELQQERQSLEEQHREKSRQLGEAVRRLQELADTSENLLNENTLLRFLLRALKDRTEAKEQAEVERKEAEQKRSHMAS from the exons ATGCTGCGCCGGGTGCGGCAGTCTCTCCGGCAGGTGCTGTTCCTGATGGCCCGGAGACCGGGTCTCCTCTGCGGGGCTATCGTACTCGGCGTCCTGCTCGTCCTGGCCGTCAAATTCACATGCAG CCGTGCCAATAATGTGGTGGCACCAGCTCGGCCTCCGGTGCGGTTCTTCTCTGCCGAGGCCCCGGTAGTGGACCTCTATTTGGGCCAGCTAGACCAG GTGGAGCGTCTCAGGAGCGTGGCGGAGGTATCGCTCATCTTCTTCTACGCACCGTGGTGTGCTCACTCCATGGCTGCCCGGCAGGAAGTGCAGCAGGTCGCTAAGAAGCTGGCCAAACAG gtgcagtTTGTGGCTGTTAACTGCTGGTGGAGTCAGGGGAAATGCAGGAAGCAGAACCGCTTCTATCAGTACCCGATCATCCACTTGTTTTACAGAAG gtttggGCCTATAGAGTACAAAGGTCCATTTGTGGCTCCATATGTGGAAAGTTTTATCCTCAGAGTCATCACACCACTCATTTACCTCCCATCCAGAGCCACACTTGAAGAGTTCCTCTCCTATCACGAG CCTCGAGTGGTGGGTTTCTTCCAGTTTAACTCCTCACCACAGCCGCCGGGGTACATCACATATCTGTCTTCTGCCCTGCAGGCCCTAAAAAGGG ATTTCCGCGGTGTTGTACGTTTCGGGGTTGTGACCAACAAACAGGTGGCAGAGGCCCTTTCACTAGAAGACGAAACAGTTTACCTTTCCCGAAGATTAAACTCCTCTTTG aTTTTCCCTCGAAGGGAACGTAACTTTACATCGGAGGCCATCTGTAGCTGGGTGTTTGAACACCACGAGACCGTCCTCCATTGGCTGCAGCCTCCAGGAACAAAGTCCCGCCTCCTGGAACATGAGCTGACTAAAGGTCCGGCACTTCTGCTGTTCCTGCCACACAATCCACTCGGGTCCAGTCCCAATCCCCTACTACAGCAG gtTGCAGACATTGCTGTGCGCTATCATTCCTGTGATAACAGCAACCACTCCAGCTTGGACAACAGCTTCACCTCCCACTCGCTGTGCTGCCAGTCAGTTCTCCTCCCAGAGTCcagtacaagtgtgtgtgaggtgtgccTCAGCTTGTCACGGTCGATCCTGACCAGCTCCTCCGTATGCTGCTCGTTCCCCTCCGTGGCGCAGGGAGGAGACGTGTCGCAGTCTTATCTCAGGCACTGCTGCCTACACCGAGAATCTGCCGCCTTGTCCATAAAGGACACAAACTCAGTTGGCTGTAGCAACTTTCTGAGCAGCTACAGCCCATTTAGTCAATACAGTGCCTGCTGTAGAAAAGTAGAACCTCATCTCAATGAATCACAAGCCAAAGAGGATCCAGACATGCAAGGAGGTCCCTTTACTCCTCCTTCTTTGTCCATGCCTCCATCCTCTGGCCCTCAGCAGGGAGGAGACGGCATCACGGGGCTCCGGTGTCAGACCAACAGGACGCTCAGGTTTTATGTGTTGGATGTTGCCCTGAACTGGCCTCTGGCGGTGAGGCTTGGAGCAACCGGCAACAGAAGTGCTTCTCTTCACCAGGAGGCCGGCTCACAAGGTGATGGGAGCAGCGACGGGTCGTTTGCAGCTATAGTGAACCTGAAGGATGAGGTTCATTATGTTCTCCACCGCAGTCCAGCAGCCACACTGACGGAGTCTCTGG AGGCCTTCATCAGGAACTTCAGTGCTCCATACAGCCTCTTGCAGAGACACCTGGTGGGAGAGGACGacaggaaaggaggggaggggaaaagCAAGCATCCAGACAAACACCAGCACTCGCCCTCAAACCCCCTCATCACAGAACTGACCACATCCTCCTTCCTACCTTCCGTCATGGACCTCCAAAAG gaTGTGCTGCTCTTCTACTACACTCAGTGGTGTGGATTCTGCTCCGTTCTCAACCACATCATCATCCAGCTGGCCAGATTATTACAGGGAAACAGCACCATCACTGTCGCCAg GGTGAATGTGGCACGTAACGACCTTCCATGGGAGTTCATGGTGGATCACGTTCCCTCCATTCTCCTCTTTCCCAAATACAG AAAACATTTTAGTGTGAAGTTTCCTGACGACCTGCCCATCACATTACCCAACCTCCTTCACTTCATCCTGCAGCACTCCGGCTCTGTGCAATATGCAGACAAACCGGTGACAGCTTCTGGCGAGGCAGAGGGTCCAGGACCCAGTGGCGTCTTCCGTGCTGAGTTTCTGGCACTCCAGCGTGAGGTCCAAGCGCTGCGTCACGCCCGCGAACGTCTCTCCCAGCAGCTGGCGCAGCTGTGGCGTGACAACCGGCGGCTGACGTTTGACACTCGCAGCTTGGAGGCTCAGAACGCAGAGCTGCAGCAAGAAAGGCAGAGCTTGGAGGAGCAGCACCGGGAGAAAAGCCGGCAGCTCGGGGAGGCGGTGAGACGGCTGCAGGAGCTGGCAGACACTTCTGAAAACCTGCTGAATGAGAACACACTGCTCAGGTTCCTGCTGAGGGCGCTGAAGGACAGGACGGAGGCTAAAGAGCAGgcggaggtggagaggaaagaggcagAACAGAAAAGAAGCCATATGGCCTCCTGA
- the LOC121604752 gene encoding bifunctional apoptosis regulator-like isoform X2, translated as MEWDSPDSGLGALMDHPPHLSDSPQLKACTTKISEHEFSCHCCYDILVNPTTLTCGHNFCRHCLALWWESSHKNECPECREKWEGFPKINILLRDATDKLFSEVVQRRREEIQTNPKISRSLLAFQRYGDNLGRSRTNQHKGAGFFFSGVLTALTCVAVMVLVYHWSSGVVDQHDPLISKPVSRWTPEEVMSWLDHLGPWAQLYRESFQQENVNGRLLLMLGHEELLKPPYSIENQAHRRAVLAELDRVKTLGVKPPQNLWEYKAANAGKSLFLLYALKRSPRLTLFYLYLFDYSETFLPFLHTCCPAITHIDHSVESNFLNTQLEPSWRQWAEFLVKYLLLPYQLIAEFAWDWLAVHYWTSRFIIVNTMLLSVLEGCALWRLWTRARIRSLPRKMWNHLWKMLSQGFAFALLWPFVPQFVCNCLFYWALYFSPIINIDLVVQQLMHPETQAL; from the exons ATGGAGTGGGATTCACCAGATAGCGGTCTGGGAGCATTAATGGACCACCCCCCTCATTTATCTGACTCTCCTCAGTTAAAAGCCTGCACCACCAAAATCTCAGAACATGAATTCTCATGTCACTGTTGCTACGACATCTTAGTGAACCCCACCACCCTGACCTGTGGCCATAACTTTTGCCGCCACTGTCTGGCTCTGTGGTGGGAGTCCTCTCACAAGAATGAGTGCCCAGAGTGCCGGGAGAAGTGGGAAGGCTTTCCTAAAATCAACATACTGCTGAG GGATGCAACTGACAAGCTGTTCAGTGAGGTTGTTCAGCGGAGGAGAGAAGAGATCCAGACTAACCCCAAAATCTCCCGGAGCTTGCTGGCCTTCCAGAG GTATGGTGACAACTTGGGTAGATCCAGGACAAATCAGCACAAAGGAGCAGGTTTCTTCTTTTCTGGAGTTCTCACTGCACTCACGTGCGTGGCT gtgatGGTGCTGGTGTATCACTGGAGCAGCGGTGTGGTAGACCAGCATGATCCACTGATCAGTAAACCTGTGTCTCGCTGGACGCCGGAGGAAGTCATGTCCTGGCTGGATCACTTGGGTCCGTGGGCCCAGCTTTACAGAGAATCCTTCCAGCAGGAGAACGTCAATGGGAG gctgctgttgatgctgGGGCATGAAGAGTTGTTAAAACCTCCTTACAGCATCGAAAATCAGGCTCACCGACGGGCTGTTCTGGCCGAACTGGACAGAGTTAAAACCCTGGGGGTCAAACCCCCGCAGAACCTCTGGGAATACAAG GCTGCTAATGCAGGGAAGTCTCTGTTCTTGCTGTATGCACTGAAGCGCTCCCCTCGTCTCACGCTCTTCTATTTGTATTTATTCGACTACTCTGAAACCTTCCTGCCCTTCCTGCACACCTGCTGTCCGGCCATCACACACATCGACCACTCAGTGGAGAGCAACTTCCTCAACACACAG TTGGAGCCCAGTTGGCGACAGTGGGCAGAGTTTCTTGTGAAGTACCTCCTGCTTCCATACCAGCTGATAGCAGAGTTTGCTTGGGACTGGCTGGCCGTCCACTACTGGACATCTCGCTTCATTATTGTGAACAccatgctgctgtctgtcctggAAGGCTGCGCCCTGTGGAGACTCTGGACAAGGGCCAGGATCAG GTCTCTGCCACGCAAGATGTGGAACCACTTGTGGAAGATGTTATCTCAGGGGTTTGCCTTTGCCCTCCTGTGGCCTTTTGTCCCTCAGTTTGTGTGCAACTGCCTCTTCTACTGGGCTCTCTACTTCAGTCCCATCATTAATATAGATCTGGTGGTGCAGCAGCTAATGCACCCAGAAACACAGGCACTGTAA
- the LOC121604752 gene encoding bifunctional apoptosis regulator-like isoform X1, producing the protein MLHQMEWDSPDSGLGALMDHPPHLSDSPQLKACTTKISEHEFSCHCCYDILVNPTTLTCGHNFCRHCLALWWESSHKNECPECREKWEGFPKINILLRDATDKLFSEVVQRRREEIQTNPKISRSLLAFQRYGDNLGRSRTNQHKGAGFFFSGVLTALTCVAVMVLVYHWSSGVVDQHDPLISKPVSRWTPEEVMSWLDHLGPWAQLYRESFQQENVNGRLLLMLGHEELLKPPYSIENQAHRRAVLAELDRVKTLGVKPPQNLWEYKAANAGKSLFLLYALKRSPRLTLFYLYLFDYSETFLPFLHTCCPAITHIDHSVESNFLNTQLEPSWRQWAEFLVKYLLLPYQLIAEFAWDWLAVHYWTSRFIIVNTMLLSVLEGCALWRLWTRARIRSLPRKMWNHLWKMLSQGFAFALLWPFVPQFVCNCLFYWALYFSPIINIDLVVQQLMHPETQAL; encoded by the exons ATGTTGCACCAGATGGAGTGGGATTCACCAGATAGCGGTCTGGGAGCATTAATGGACCACCCCCCTCATTTATCTGACTCTCCTCAGTTAAAAGCCTGCACCACCAAAATCTCAGAACATGAATTCTCATGTCACTGTTGCTACGACATCTTAGTGAACCCCACCACCCTGACCTGTGGCCATAACTTTTGCCGCCACTGTCTGGCTCTGTGGTGGGAGTCCTCTCACAAGAATGAGTGCCCAGAGTGCCGGGAGAAGTGGGAAGGCTTTCCTAAAATCAACATACTGCTGAG GGATGCAACTGACAAGCTGTTCAGTGAGGTTGTTCAGCGGAGGAGAGAAGAGATCCAGACTAACCCCAAAATCTCCCGGAGCTTGCTGGCCTTCCAGAG GTATGGTGACAACTTGGGTAGATCCAGGACAAATCAGCACAAAGGAGCAGGTTTCTTCTTTTCTGGAGTTCTCACTGCACTCACGTGCGTGGCT gtgatGGTGCTGGTGTATCACTGGAGCAGCGGTGTGGTAGACCAGCATGATCCACTGATCAGTAAACCTGTGTCTCGCTGGACGCCGGAGGAAGTCATGTCCTGGCTGGATCACTTGGGTCCGTGGGCCCAGCTTTACAGAGAATCCTTCCAGCAGGAGAACGTCAATGGGAG gctgctgttgatgctgGGGCATGAAGAGTTGTTAAAACCTCCTTACAGCATCGAAAATCAGGCTCACCGACGGGCTGTTCTGGCCGAACTGGACAGAGTTAAAACCCTGGGGGTCAAACCCCCGCAGAACCTCTGGGAATACAAG GCTGCTAATGCAGGGAAGTCTCTGTTCTTGCTGTATGCACTGAAGCGCTCCCCTCGTCTCACGCTCTTCTATTTGTATTTATTCGACTACTCTGAAACCTTCCTGCCCTTCCTGCACACCTGCTGTCCGGCCATCACACACATCGACCACTCAGTGGAGAGCAACTTCCTCAACACACAG TTGGAGCCCAGTTGGCGACAGTGGGCAGAGTTTCTTGTGAAGTACCTCCTGCTTCCATACCAGCTGATAGCAGAGTTTGCTTGGGACTGGCTGGCCGTCCACTACTGGACATCTCGCTTCATTATTGTGAACAccatgctgctgtctgtcctggAAGGCTGCGCCCTGTGGAGACTCTGGACAAGGGCCAGGATCAG GTCTCTGCCACGCAAGATGTGGAACCACTTGTGGAAGATGTTATCTCAGGGGTTTGCCTTTGCCCTCCTGTGGCCTTTTGTCCCTCAGTTTGTGTGCAACTGCCTCTTCTACTGGGCTCTCTACTTCAGTCCCATCATTAATATAGATCTGGTGGTGCAGCAGCTAATGCACCCAGAAACACAGGCACTGTAA
- the LOC121604724 gene encoding zinc finger protein 397-like isoform X1, which produces MFEDPELQDPLSLSLNENYDDQNSPQHDSKKASPDYNCETPEIQVIIKEEEEGWTVSENHESFSSEGEKEDTSTHPCPPLLKACGKESSISYGVKRHERVYLVEKCSEESGGPTLCGQSSSAREERHRHMVMDSTEKPKISCVCGKVPGNVTVHHCNNTVRETSASRKTNMKSHQRTHAVDECHTQDQSRDAKQSTSLPTEAELHETKRSAPCQTDSPEHKPLMSHGLKMASANLEDQTLHLTVRLQAGEEEAQEEEQDEEIGGLINSDGEVVEWDARDSPDRGSDCTESPQPSKIVILSESQLQGQNQRDSSSPTLLMEVVSVGEDEEREEGEEKERVVKMAAVPSLYRGKRPRRKKKVPEITVVSLDVSDTEKDVPAGPVKVKRRGRRKISAPLLSSEDLEAEPGISRRTRRKRNLPTTVESTEVNSKTVHRVAAKRPHRRRRETKPSAEGEGENTGGSAGKKRPGRKMVRVPIEIPPELLKKPKEKIEYHCSVCGKEFPHAYKLERHELIHTGEKPYCCSICGRGFNQKGNLKTHYKVHLGRKGAVEFDDEVNPIASELSEYLKSLPGESRIRSSLHCLECGKKCESQSALQAHHITTHSETGGESDTAEHSTSPLFFCRRCGIQFNEKEKLEEHMKTHIKDKPYSCPDCGKRFINESYIQIHQRIHTGEKPFLCSQCGRGFHTASSLKLHEMQHSGERPFACSICGKTFRINSYLTAHYQTHIKDRPFICSVCGKGYSRAEELKVHHRLHTGERPYECGQCGKSFIYRQGLRQHQRTHAGRRIGPTRQLGRPKQEARLDNHS; this is translated from the exons ATGTTTGAG GATCCTGAACTCCAAGATCCATTGTCACTGAGTTTAAATGAAAACTACGATGACCAGAATTCACCACAACATGATTCAAAAAAAGCAAGCCCTGACTATAATTGTGAGACACCAGAGATTCAAGTAATcatcaaagaggaagaggaaggctgGACTGTGAGTGAAAATC ATGAGAGCTTCAGCTCcgagggagaaaaagaagataCTTCGACACACCCTTGTCCTCCCCTCCTCAAAGCATGCGGGAAGGAGAGCTCCATTTCATACGGGGTGAAGAGACACGAGAGAGTATATTTGGTGGAGAAATGCTCAGAGGAGTCTGGTGGCCCGACTCTCTGCGGGCAGAGCTCCTCTGCCAGAGAGGAGCGGCACAGGCACATGGTCATGGACTCTACTGAGAAACCGAAGATTTCCTGTGTATGTGGAAAAGTGCCGGGAAATGTGACTGTGCATCATTGCAATAACACAGTACGAGAGACGTCCGCCAGTCGCAAAACGAACATGAAGTCCCATCAGAGAACACATGCAGTGGATGAGTGTCACACTCAAGATCAGAGCCGTGACGCAAAACAAAGCACATCTTTGCCAACAGAAGCAGAACTACATGAGACCAAAAGATCAGCACCTTGTCAAACA GATTCTCCTGAACATAAACCCCTGATGTCACATGGACTGAAGATGGCATCTGCAAACTTAGAGGACCAAACGCTCCATTTAACTGTCAGACTGcaggcaggggaggaggaggcacaaGAGGAGGAACAAGATGAAGAAATAGGCGGTTTAATCAACTCTGATGGAGAAGTGGTTGAATGGGATGCCA GAGACAGTCCTGACCGAGGCTCTGATTGCACAGAAAGTCCTCAGCCTAGCAAG ATTGTCATCCTGTCTGAGTCTCAGCTGCAAGGCCAAAACCAGAGAGACAGCAGTAGTCCAACGCTCCTCATGGAAGTTGTGTCTGTGGGGGAAGatgaagaaagggaagaaggggaggaaaaagagagagtagtaaagatggcagctgtccCTTCCTTGTATCGTG GAAAGAGACcgagaagaaagaagaaggtTCCAGAAATAACTGTGGTGTCGTTGGATGtctcagacacagagaaagacgTCCCTGCAGGTCCTG taaaagtaaaaagaaggGGCAGAAGAAAGATCtcagctccactgttgtccagtGAAGACTTAGAGGCCGAGCCTGGAA TATCGAGGCGTACCCGAAGAAAGAGAAATTTACCCACCACAGTAGAATCGACAGAAGTAAACTCAAAAACTGTCCATCGTGTTGCTG CAAAGCGACCtcacagaaggaggagggaaaccAAACCATCTgctgaaggagaaggagaaaacacGGGTGGTTCTGCTG GGAAGAAGCGACCTGGTAGAAAGATGGTTCGTGTTCCAATCGAAATCCCTCCTGAGCTCCTGAAGAAGCCCAAAGAGAAGATAGAGTaccactgctctgtgtgtggcaAAGAGTTCCCTCATGCCTACAAACTAGAGAGGCACGAGCTGATCCACACGGGGGAGAAACCTTACTGCTGCTCCATCTGTGGTCGAGGTTTCAACCAGAAGGGGAATCTGAAAACGCACTACAAAGTTCACTTAG GTCGCAAGGGCGCTGTGGAGTTTGACGATGAGGTGAATCCCATAGCGTCAGAACTCTCTGAATACTTGAAGTCTCTGCCGGGGGAGTCCAGGATCAGGTCGTCCCTCCATTGCCtggaatgtggaaaaaaatgtgagagTCAGTCAGCTTTACAAGCACACCACATTACTACACACTCAGAAACAGGTGGTGAATCAGATACAGCGGAGCACAGCACATCACCGCTTTTCTTCTGCCGCCGCTGTGGCATTCAGttcaatgaaaaagaaaagctggaaGAACATATGAAAACCCACATCAAGGACAAGCCCTACTCATGTCCTGACTGTGGAAAGAGGTTCATCAACGAGAGCTACATACAAATTCATCAGCGCATCCATACTGGGGAGAAACCATTCCTCTGCTCCCAGTGCGGCAGAGGTTTCCACACAGCTTCGTCCCTCAAGCTGCATGAGATGCAGCACTCCGGGGAGAGACCGTTCGCATGCTCCATCTGCGGGAAGACATTTCGGATAAACTCGTACCTAACAGCACATTACCAGACCCACATTAAAGACAGGCCTTTCATTTGTAGTGTCTGTGGGAAAGGCTACTCCAGAGCTGAGGAACTGAAGGTGCACCACAGGCTTCACACCGGAGAGAGACCCTACGAGTGTGGACAATGTGGCAAGAGCTTCATTTACCGCCAGGGTCTGCGGCAGCATCAGCGCACACATGCTGGAAGACGAATCGGGCCAACCAGACAGCTCGGTAGACCGAAGCAAGAGGCCAGGCTTGACAACCACAGCTGA
- the LOC121604724 gene encoding zinc finger protein 497-like isoform X2, with product MVMDSTEKPKISCVCGKVPGNVTVHHCNNTVRETSASRKTNMKSHQRTHAVDECHTQDQSRDAKQSTSLPTEAELHETKRSAPCQTDSPEHKPLMSHGLKMASANLEDQTLHLTVRLQAGEEEAQEEEQDEEIGGLINSDGEVVEWDARDSPDRGSDCTESPQPSKIVILSESQLQGQNQRDSSSPTLLMEVVSVGEDEEREEGEEKERVVKMAAVPSLYRGKRPRRKKKVPEITVVSLDVSDTEKDVPAGPVKVKRRGRRKISAPLLSSEDLEAEPGISRRTRRKRNLPTTVESTEVNSKTVHRVAAKRPHRRRRETKPSAEGEGENTGGSAGKKRPGRKMVRVPIEIPPELLKKPKEKIEYHCSVCGKEFPHAYKLERHELIHTGEKPYCCSICGRGFNQKGNLKTHYKVHLGRKGAVEFDDEVNPIASELSEYLKSLPGESRIRSSLHCLECGKKCESQSALQAHHITTHSETGGESDTAEHSTSPLFFCRRCGIQFNEKEKLEEHMKTHIKDKPYSCPDCGKRFINESYIQIHQRIHTGEKPFLCSQCGRGFHTASSLKLHEMQHSGERPFACSICGKTFRINSYLTAHYQTHIKDRPFICSVCGKGYSRAEELKVHHRLHTGERPYECGQCGKSFIYRQGLRQHQRTHAGRRIGPTRQLGRPKQEARLDNHS from the exons ATGGTCATGGACTCTACTGAGAAACCGAAGATTTCCTGTGTATGTGGAAAAGTGCCGGGAAATGTGACTGTGCATCATTGCAATAACACAGTACGAGAGACGTCCGCCAGTCGCAAAACGAACATGAAGTCCCATCAGAGAACACATGCAGTGGATGAGTGTCACACTCAAGATCAGAGCCGTGACGCAAAACAAAGCACATCTTTGCCAACAGAAGCAGAACTACATGAGACCAAAAGATCAGCACCTTGTCAAACA GATTCTCCTGAACATAAACCCCTGATGTCACATGGACTGAAGATGGCATCTGCAAACTTAGAGGACCAAACGCTCCATTTAACTGTCAGACTGcaggcaggggaggaggaggcacaaGAGGAGGAACAAGATGAAGAAATAGGCGGTTTAATCAACTCTGATGGAGAAGTGGTTGAATGGGATGCCA GAGACAGTCCTGACCGAGGCTCTGATTGCACAGAAAGTCCTCAGCCTAGCAAG ATTGTCATCCTGTCTGAGTCTCAGCTGCAAGGCCAAAACCAGAGAGACAGCAGTAGTCCAACGCTCCTCATGGAAGTTGTGTCTGTGGGGGAAGatgaagaaagggaagaaggggaggaaaaagagagagtagtaaagatggcagctgtccCTTCCTTGTATCGTG GAAAGAGACcgagaagaaagaagaaggtTCCAGAAATAACTGTGGTGTCGTTGGATGtctcagacacagagaaagacgTCCCTGCAGGTCCTG taaaagtaaaaagaaggGGCAGAAGAAAGATCtcagctccactgttgtccagtGAAGACTTAGAGGCCGAGCCTGGAA TATCGAGGCGTACCCGAAGAAAGAGAAATTTACCCACCACAGTAGAATCGACAGAAGTAAACTCAAAAACTGTCCATCGTGTTGCTG CAAAGCGACCtcacagaaggaggagggaaaccAAACCATCTgctgaaggagaaggagaaaacacGGGTGGTTCTGCTG GGAAGAAGCGACCTGGTAGAAAGATGGTTCGTGTTCCAATCGAAATCCCTCCTGAGCTCCTGAAGAAGCCCAAAGAGAAGATAGAGTaccactgctctgtgtgtggcaAAGAGTTCCCTCATGCCTACAAACTAGAGAGGCACGAGCTGATCCACACGGGGGAGAAACCTTACTGCTGCTCCATCTGTGGTCGAGGTTTCAACCAGAAGGGGAATCTGAAAACGCACTACAAAGTTCACTTAG GTCGCAAGGGCGCTGTGGAGTTTGACGATGAGGTGAATCCCATAGCGTCAGAACTCTCTGAATACTTGAAGTCTCTGCCGGGGGAGTCCAGGATCAGGTCGTCCCTCCATTGCCtggaatgtggaaaaaaatgtgagagTCAGTCAGCTTTACAAGCACACCACATTACTACACACTCAGAAACAGGTGGTGAATCAGATACAGCGGAGCACAGCACATCACCGCTTTTCTTCTGCCGCCGCTGTGGCATTCAGttcaatgaaaaagaaaagctggaaGAACATATGAAAACCCACATCAAGGACAAGCCCTACTCATGTCCTGACTGTGGAAAGAGGTTCATCAACGAGAGCTACATACAAATTCATCAGCGCATCCATACTGGGGAGAAACCATTCCTCTGCTCCCAGTGCGGCAGAGGTTTCCACACAGCTTCGTCCCTCAAGCTGCATGAGATGCAGCACTCCGGGGAGAGACCGTTCGCATGCTCCATCTGCGGGAAGACATTTCGGATAAACTCGTACCTAACAGCACATTACCAGACCCACATTAAAGACAGGCCTTTCATTTGTAGTGTCTGTGGGAAAGGCTACTCCAGAGCTGAGGAACTGAAGGTGCACCACAGGCTTCACACCGGAGAGAGACCCTACGAGTGTGGACAATGTGGCAAGAGCTTCATTTACCGCCAGGGTCTGCGGCAGCATCAGCGCACACATGCTGGAAGACGAATCGGGCCAACCAGACAGCTCGGTAGACCGAAGCAAGAGGCCAGGCTTGACAACCACAGCTGA